ATGAAGAGTATTGAAATCTATAATGTATATGGAGAAAAGATTTTCTACAATAATCATTTTCAAATTAACTCATCTTCAAATCTTCAAATTGATTTGAGTTCTCAGCCCGATGGTATTTATTTTGTGCGCATCAACACCAGCGCGGGAATGCTTTCAAAGAAGGTGGTGGTGCTGAGGTAGATGCTTGCTCCCGCCACCCTAAAAAGTCCCAAGCATCAAGCCCCAAATCCCAAGTCCCAAGAAGCAACCGACATCGGCTGTTCCTTGGAATTTTTGGCTTGGAATTTGGAACTTGGGGCTTTCATACCTCCAACCTCTAACCTTTCCCCTTAACCATCCCTTGTAGTTCCAACTATTACATCTGCTGATAACACGTATTACGGAATAAGCATAGTTGCGGCTATTTCACATCACCTCTTCTCTGTGTTTCTTTGTCCTATAAAAGAAACCAAAATGAAAAACAAAATTCTACTTCCGCTCGCATTTGCAGCGCTGCTGTTTTCAGCACCATCAAATGCACAAACAATATCTGTGCTATATAAAGGACAAGAGATTGCTGTTTCGCAAGACACCAGCGCGCAGCTCACTTTATTTGCCGGCAGATACGTTGAAGGAAAAACCTATCTGCATTGGGATGTGAAGAACCAGAAATGCAATGGTATGTACATTATCTACCGCTCATTTGATGGCGCCACCTACGAAGTGCTCGGGCAGAAGCAGGGAATCGGAGTTCCCATAGCATCGCCCATCGCCTATTATTTTCAGGATGAAAATCCCTGCTGCGAAATCACCTATTACAAACTGGTTCATATTGCTATAGACAAAACGTATCTTGTGAGCGAAGAAATTGCGGTGCGGGGGGATGAATCTCTTTTAAGCCAGACAAAAGAAACAATAAACTACTAACTCTATAAATTTTACAATTATGATTACCACCGAAGCGCCACAAACCAACGGGCACGAAACACGCTATGGTGCAGAGCGCCCCAAAAATCCTGCTGAAGCAGGATCAAAAACTCCA
This window of the Bacteroidota bacterium genome carries:
- a CDS encoding T9SS type A sorting domain-containing protein translates to MKSIEIYNVYGEKIFYNNHFQINSSSNLQIDLSSQPDGIYFVRINTSAGMLSKKVVVLR